In Helicobacter ibis, one genomic interval encodes:
- a CDS encoding cation:dicarboxylate symporter family transporter, with amino-acid sequence MVMKFVESFLILSQLQTIVTLGFLFVIFFVIYKMYKNNISFSIRMLFALFVGLVLGFVLQYLAGYPDVKSAKEIIWFNEVKTWFSFVSTAFIGFIKMLVIPIISVSIIKVVMNLSKDIKVASLLLYSLFWILFTTAIAACVGLLLGWYFELGSGFDIQIGNREIRDVLSITDILLGLIPSNIAKAMTSENIIAIVIFSFFIGFGARSLQKQNDRISYKVFEKFIFALHGIIMNITSFVISFMPYAILCMMANVVVSNGFEAIKIALLFIALIYVAMMVMFVVHCVLLGINGLNPFVYIKKSFSVLLFAFSSRSSVGTLPLTISTLQNKLGVSSSVSNFVASIGTTVGLNGCAGYFPALSAVFIAYCIGIDIDLTFVVMVILIAILGSLGIAGVPGSATMAASIMLTGIGFGEYFVYLTLILAVDPIVDMARTASNVSGAMTSAILTDKNLNALNKDTYNS; translated from the coding sequence ATTGTTATGAAGTTTGTAGAATCTTTTTTAATATTATCTCAATTGCAAACAATCGTTACTTTAGGGTTTTTATTTGTTATATTTTTTGTAATTTATAAAATGTATAAAAATAATATTAGCTTTTCAATACGAATGCTTTTTGCACTTTTTGTTGGATTGGTACTTGGGTTTGTTTTGCAGTATTTAGCTGGGTATCCAGATGTAAAAAGCGCTAAAGAAATAATTTGGTTTAATGAAGTTAAAACATGGTTTAGTTTTGTTTCAACTGCTTTTATTGGATTTATCAAAATGCTTGTAATACCTATTATAAGCGTGTCTATTATTAAAGTAGTTATGAATCTCTCCAAAGATATAAAGGTTGCTTCTTTACTCTTATATAGTTTGTTTTGGATACTTTTTACCACTGCTATTGCAGCGTGTGTTGGGCTTTTACTTGGTTGGTATTTTGAGCTTGGTAGTGGATTTGATATACAAATTGGAAATAGAGAGATTCGAGATGTGCTAAGCATTACTGATATATTACTTGGGTTAATACCTAGTAATATAGCTAAGGCCATGACTAGTGAGAATATAATTGCAATTGTAATTTTTTCGTTTTTTATTGGGTTTGGTGCTAGAAGTTTGCAAAAACAAAATGACAGAATCTCATATAAAGTTTTTGAAAAATTTATTTTTGCACTACATGGTATTATTATGAATATTACTAGCTTTGTTATTTCATTTATGCCTTATGCAATTTTGTGCATGATGGCAAATGTGGTTGTATCAAATGGGTTTGAAGCAATTAAAATAGCTTTATTATTTATTGCATTAATTTATGTTGCAATGATGGTTATGTTTGTTGTGCATTGTGTGCTTTTAGGGATAAATGGACTAAATCCTTTTGTGTATATTAAAAAGTCATTTTCTGTATTGCTTTTTGCCTTTAGCTCTCGTTCATCAGTTGGGACATTGCCACTTACTATTTCTACGCTACAAAACAAGCTAGGAGTTAGCTCTTCAGTGTCAAACTTTGTAGCTTCCATTGGAACGACGGTTGGACTAAATGGTTGTGCTGGATATTTTCCTGCACTCTCTGCGGTGTTTATTGCATATTGTATTGGAATTGATATTGATTTAACATTTGTTGTGATGGTTATTTTAATTGCAATTTTGGGTTCTTTAGGAATCGCTGGTGTTCCGGGATCTGCAACTATGGCAGCTTCAATCATGCTTACAGGAATAGGCTTTGGTGAGTATTTTGTGTATCTTACTTTGATTTTAGCAGTAGATCCAATAGTTGATATGGCAAGGACTGCTAGCAATGTATCTGGTGCTATGACTTCGGCTATTTTAACAGACAAGAATCTAAATGCACTTAATAAGGATACTTATAATTCTTAA
- a CDS encoding DsbA family protein, with protein sequence MKLFKVLFLGILSFGVLFAGDLKEGEDYIILKNPIKNTENSVIELFNVGCPHCEYFNKDLPKVLEFLPNSVAFYPYHLSAGVRLHEVFSEILAVALNLDLDTGLSTKSNNSNFKKVTNLYFDLMHTKQKKWQSEDEFLSDGLAILGISSEEYKKILKDKNTQNTLKKWRDSMQYAEFQGVPSFIVNGKYMIVTKNISSTEDLIFKIDSLLEKK encoded by the coding sequence ATGAAGTTGTTTAAAGTTTTGTTTTTAGGAATTTTAAGTTTTGGTGTTTTGTTTGCTGGTGATTTAAAAGAAGGTGAAGACTATATTATCTTAAAGAATCCCATAAAAAATACAGAAAATAGTGTAATAGAGCTTTTCAATGTCGGTTGTCCGCATTGTGAGTATTTTAATAAAGACTTACCAAAGGTGTTAGAGTTTTTGCCTAATAGTGTTGCATTTTATCCTTATCATTTAAGTGCTGGTGTTAGGTTGCATGAAGTATTTTCCGAGATTCTAGCAGTGGCTTTGAATTTGGATTTAGATACTGGACTTAGCACAAAATCTAATAATTCAAACTTTAAAAAAGTTACGAATCTTTATTTTGACCTAATGCATACAAAGCAAAAGAAGTGGCAGTCTGAAGATGAGTTTTTATCCGATGGATTAGCTATTTTAGGGATTTCAAGTGAAGAATACAAAAAGATTCTAAAGGATAAAAATACACAAAATACTCTAAAAAAATGGCGTGATTCTATGCAGTATGCAGAGTTTCAAGGTGTGCCAAGCTTTATAGTAAATGGTAAATATATGATAGTAACAAAAAATATTTCAAGTACTGAAGATTTAATTTTTAAAATAGATTCTTTATTGGAGAAAAAATAA
- the thyX gene encoding FAD-dependent thymidylate synthase: MEITLLNYTDLKICSHAIRTCWQSFEKGDNGGEIDIELIDRVGNKFKHASTLEHLNYTFYIQGISRACLQELARHRMASLSVKSSRYTLKELKEEESFLPFCEDNLNRAKRFLVFTENQAVNEASLMALENLRKLLIVNISNDLAKFAMPESYKTELTWSINARSLQNFLTLRSSKSALWEIRNLAQNIFEKLPQEHKFIFENCITKEN, translated from the coding sequence ATGGAAATAACACTTTTAAATTACACTGATTTAAAGATTTGTTCTCATGCAATTAGAACTTGTTGGCAAAGTTTTGAAAAAGGTGATAATGGTGGAGAAATAGACATTGAACTTATCGATAGAGTAGGAAATAAATTTAAACATGCCTCCACGCTAGAACATTTAAATTATACTTTTTATATTCAAGGTATAAGCAGGGCTTGCTTGCAAGAACTTGCCAGACATAGAATGGCTTCTTTATCGGTAAAAAGTAGTCGCTATACTCTAAAAGAACTAAAAGAAGAAGAATCTTTTTTGCCATTTTGTGAGGATAATTTAAATAGAGCTAAGAGATTCTTAGTCTTTACAGAAAATCAAGCAGTAAATGAAGCCTCTTTAATGGCATTAGAAAATTTACGCAAACTTTTAATTGTAAATATTAGTAATGATTTAGCAAAATTTGCAATGCCTGAATCTTACAAAACAGAGCTAACTTGGAGTATCAATGCAAGAAGTTTGCAAAATTTTCTAACTTTAAGAAGTTCTAAGTCTGCTTTATGGGAGATTAGAAACTTAGCACAAAATATTTTTGAGAAACTACCACAAGAGCATAAGTTTATTTTTGAAAATTGTATTACTAAGGAGAATTAA
- the ruvC gene encoding crossover junction endodeoxyribonuclease RuvC codes for MNILGIDPGSRNCGYAILELNNQGIKLLEAGLIKIKERILQHQIVEFVEGIDLVLKSHTIHDVAIEDIFYAYNPQSVIKLAQFRGALSLKILQELGNFAEYTPLQVKKALTGNGKATKEQVAFMVKRLLGIKGEIKPLDITDAIAIAIAHSQRLKLHVK; via the coding sequence TTGAATATTTTAGGTATAGATCCAGGAAGCAGAAATTGTGGTTATGCTATTTTAGAATTAAATAATCAAGGTATAAAATTACTAGAAGCAGGACTTATAAAAATAAAAGAAAGAATCTTACAACATCAAATTGTAGAGTTCGTAGAGGGAATTGATTTAGTTTTAAAAAGCCATACAATACATGATGTTGCAATTGAAGATATTTTTTATGCTTATAATCCACAAAGTGTTATAAAATTAGCACAATTTAGGGGAGCTTTGAGTTTAAAGATATTACAAGAACTTGGAAATTTTGCAGAATACACTCCCTTACAAGTTAAAAAAGCTCTAACTGGCAATGGAAAGGCTACAAAAGAGCAGGTGGCTTTTATGGTAAAGCGACTTTTAGGGATTAAAGGTGAGATAAAGCCACTTGATATTACAGATGCAATCGCCATTGCAATTGCTCATTCACAACGATTAAAATTACATGTTAAATAA
- the dnaA gene encoding chromosomal replication initiator protein DnaA, which yields MHNILLKLKDKITPVEFENYIQQLTYNNKDSRDDRAVFNVPHMRLVSWIHRRYANKIAEIFEEETGIKPDVIIEVLGASKKKETRLNIRKAQNASNLNLSLTFDSFVVGNSNKFAFDVAKVVAQNQGSKYNPLMIYGATGLGKTHLLNAIGNANTSVGKNVIYTTSEQFLNDFLNNLKTNNMENFRNKYRKCDYLLIDDVQFFIGKSQIQEELFHTFNQLQNDNKQIVLTSDCPPKDMDGLEDRLKGRFTRGLLANITPPELETKINIIKTKCATDGIHLKDDIINFIAASINDNIREIEGILIKLNFSITLTNMQDVTIEFVRDILKEYIKEKKENISLESIIEIVAKYFNIKPSDIKGKNRTQSIAIARKITIYLAIKLTPNSTPEIAKVFNMKSPSSISKAMKSITEEINKGGNISIIINDLKSKIK from the coding sequence ATGCATAACATATTATTAAAATTAAAAGACAAAATCACACCAGTAGAATTTGAAAACTACATACAACAGCTAACATACAACAATAAAGATTCAAGAGATGATAGGGCTGTATTTAATGTCCCTCATATGCGACTAGTTAGCTGGATACATAGAAGATATGCAAATAAAATAGCAGAAATATTTGAAGAAGAAACAGGAATAAAACCAGATGTAATAATAGAAGTGCTAGGAGCAAGCAAGAAAAAAGAAACAAGATTAAATATAAGAAAAGCACAAAATGCATCTAATTTGAATCTTTCTTTGACTTTTGATTCATTTGTTGTTGGAAATTCCAATAAATTTGCTTTTGATGTTGCAAAAGTGGTAGCACAAAATCAAGGCTCAAAATATAATCCTCTAATGATATATGGTGCTACTGGACTTGGAAAAACACATCTATTAAACGCCATAGGAAATGCAAATACAAGTGTTGGAAAAAATGTAATTTATACAACAAGCGAACAATTCTTAAATGACTTTTTAAATAACCTAAAAACAAATAATATGGAAAACTTTAGAAATAAATATAGAAAATGCGATTATTTATTAATAGATGATGTGCAATTTTTTATAGGAAAATCACAGATTCAAGAAGAATTATTTCATACATTTAACCAACTACAAAACGATAATAAACAAATAGTGCTAACATCTGATTGCCCACCAAAAGATATGGACGGATTAGAAGATAGACTAAAAGGAAGATTCACAAGAGGACTATTAGCAAATATAACTCCACCAGAATTAGAAACAAAAATAAACATAATAAAAACAAAATGTGCCACAGATGGAATCCACTTAAAAGATGACATTATAAACTTCATAGCAGCAAGCATTAATGATAATATAAGAGAGATAGAAGGCATATTAATAAAACTTAATTTCTCAATTACTCTAACAAATATGCAAGATGTAACAATAGAATTTGTCCGAGATATACTAAAAGAATATATAAAAGAGAAAAAAGAAAATATATCTTTAGAATCCATAATAGAAATAGTTGCAAAATATTTCAACATAAAACCATCTGATATAAAAGGTAAAAATAGGACACAAAGCATAGCTATAGCAAGAAAAATAACAATATATCTAGCTATAAAACTAACTCCAAATTCAACCCCAGAAATTGCAAAAGTATTTAATATGAAATCACCAAGCTCAATTAGCAAAGCAATGAAAAGCATAACAGAAGAAATAAACAAAGGCGGGAATATAAGTATAATAATAAACGACTTAAAAAGCAAAATTAAGTAA
- the dnaN gene encoding DNA polymerase III subunit beta, whose amino-acid sequence MRIVIQSSVLDNIFTSLQPFLDKKDSSQITSHIYFETQNNKLICKATDFEIGLCTFTEQLEIQEQGIATVNGKQALDIIKRLKDGEVELYTNSENETLNIKQSKSSFKLQMFNAQEFPIFPEYESLPKLEIDSSQLINSMKKIFPVIDVNNIKRELNGAALVIKEYSYDFVASDTKRLAVINYNKATGGNVTLIFPKKSITEIQKLFFDNIELYYSEKSVILKSQNYVFFSHLINGTFPGYEKIIPKELKTQITIPKSKIIEGIKLINAITNDVKITFRKNEILFESISQDSSEAKTQIDINIDIEEDIEIGFSSKHILDFLNSIDTAEFVIGLNETNASVVLQSENFKTVIMPIIL is encoded by the coding sequence ATGCGTATAGTAATACAAAGCAGTGTGTTAGATAATATTTTTACATCACTTCAACCATTCTTAGACAAAAAAGATTCAAGCCAAATAACATCTCACATATATTTTGAAACACAAAATAATAAATTAATATGCAAAGCCACTGATTTTGAAATTGGATTATGCACATTTACAGAACAATTAGAAATACAAGAACAAGGAATCGCAACCGTAAATGGAAAACAAGCACTAGATATTATAAAAAGATTAAAAGATGGAGAAGTAGAACTATACACAAATAGTGAAAATGAGACATTAAACATAAAACAAAGTAAAAGCTCCTTTAAATTACAAATGTTTAACGCACAGGAATTCCCAATATTCCCAGAGTATGAATCACTACCAAAATTAGAAATAGATTCAAGTCAATTAATAAATTCTATGAAAAAAATATTCCCCGTAATAGATGTAAATAATATTAAAAGAGAACTAAATGGTGCAGCATTAGTTATAAAAGAATATTCATATGACTTTGTAGCAAGTGATACAAAAAGACTAGCAGTAATAAACTACAACAAAGCAACAGGCGGTAATGTAACTCTAATCTTCCCTAAAAAATCAATCACAGAGATTCAAAAATTATTCTTTGACAACATTGAATTATATTACAGCGAAAAAAGTGTAATTTTAAAATCACAAAATTATGTATTTTTCTCACATTTAATAAATGGAACATTCCCAGGCTATGAAAAGATAATTCCAAAAGAATTAAAAACACAAATTACAATACCAAAATCAAAAATAATAGAAGGTATAAAACTAATAAATGCAATTACAAATGATGTAAAAATAACATTTAGAAAAAATGAGATCCTATTTGAATCAATAAGCCAAGATAGTTCAGAAGCAAAAACACAAATAGATATAAATATAGATATAGAAGAAGATATTGAAATAGGTTTTAGTTCAAAACATATACTTGATTTTTTAAATTCAATAGATACAGCTGAATTTGTAATAGGATTAAACGAAACTAATGCATCTGTTGTATTGCAAAGTGAAAATTTTAAAACCGTAATCATGCCTATTATTTTATAA
- the gyrB gene encoding DNA topoisomerase (ATP-hydrolyzing) subunit B has translation MEKEYAGSSIKVLKGLEAVRKRPGMYIGDTNINGLHHLIYEVVDNSIDEAMAGFCDQIYITLTKEGSAIIKDNGRGIPVDIHPTENIPAATVVLTVLHAGGKFDQDTYKVSGGLHGVGVSVVNALSKSLVMTIHKNDKVYRQTFKQGIPQDELEIIGNCNDSGTTIEFIPDDSIFEVTTFQREILAKRFKELAYLNRQITIHFKDERDGFEEVYHFEGGLNQFIEDLNKKSFISTIISFEGMENNVEVQIALAYNDGFDERVLSFVNNIRTTDGGTHESGFRMGLTRAITNYIEANANAREKDSKITGDDIREGLVAVVSTKVVDPQFEGQTKGKLGSSFVRPIVQKLTYEKLAKFFEENPNEAKAIMQKALLAARGREAAKKARELTRKKETFSVGTLPGKLADCQSKDPSVSELYLVEGDSAGGSAKQGRDRGYQAILPLRGKILNVEKSRLDKILKSEEIKNLITALGCGIGEDFDISKIRYNKIIIMTDADVDGSHIQTLLMTFFFRYLKGIIEAGYLYIAQPPLYRFKKGKKEIYLKDEKALSEYLIENGIENFEFSGIGTRDLIEFFKIVAHYRATLNNLQKRFQLIEIVKFLIENNNLISLQNTELHKEIKKKLDSLNFNILNEVINDEFIHLYVQTDSGLVDIKVDDELFSHPLFTEANFVYSKIIERDLGFLNGSDPLDMLNNVEESSKKGAYIQRYKGLGEMNPEQLWETTMTPENRRLIRVEIHDNESASDVFSLFMGDEVEPRREYIQTHAKEVKHLDI, from the coding sequence ATGGAAAAAGAATACGCTGGAAGCAGTATCAAAGTTCTAAAAGGCTTAGAAGCTGTTAGAAAACGACCGGGAATGTATATTGGAGATACAAACATTAATGGTCTTCATCATTTAATTTATGAAGTTGTTGATAATTCTATTGATGAGGCTATGGCTGGATTTTGTGATCAAATATATATAACTTTGACAAAAGAAGGCAGTGCTATTATTAAAGATAATGGTCGTGGGATTCCAGTTGATATTCACCCAACTGAAAATATACCTGCAGCAACTGTTGTTTTAACTGTTCTTCATGCTGGTGGTAAGTTTGACCAAGATACTTACAAAGTCTCTGGTGGTTTGCATGGTGTTGGTGTATCTGTTGTTAATGCATTATCTAAAAGTTTGGTAATGACAATTCATAAAAATGATAAAGTTTATAGACAAACCTTTAAACAAGGGATTCCACAAGATGAGCTAGAAATAATAGGTAATTGTAATGATAGTGGAACTACAATAGAATTTATCCCAGATGATAGTATTTTTGAAGTTACAACTTTTCAAAGAGAGATTTTAGCAAAGAGATTCAAAGAATTAGCATACTTAAATCGTCAAATTACAATACATTTCAAAGATGAAAGAGATGGTTTTGAAGAAGTTTATCACTTTGAAGGTGGATTAAATCAATTCATAGAAGATTTAAATAAAAAATCATTTATTTCTACAATTATTAGTTTTGAGGGTATGGAAAATAATGTAGAAGTGCAAATTGCATTAGCTTATAATGATGGATTTGATGAGAGAGTTTTAAGTTTTGTAAATAATATTAGAACAACTGATGGTGGGACACATGAATCTGGCTTTAGAATGGGTCTTACAAGAGCTATTACAAATTATATTGAAGCAAATGCAAATGCAAGAGAAAAAGATTCTAAAATCACGGGAGATGACATTAGAGAAGGTCTTGTTGCAGTTGTATCTACTAAGGTTGTAGATCCACAATTTGAAGGACAGACAAAAGGTAAATTAGGAAGTTCTTTTGTGCGTCCTATAGTTCAAAAACTTACCTATGAGAAACTAGCAAAATTCTTTGAAGAAAATCCAAATGAAGCAAAAGCCATAATGCAAAAAGCTCTCCTTGCAGCAAGAGGTAGGGAAGCAGCTAAAAAGGCAAGAGAGCTAACAAGAAAAAAAGAAACTTTTAGTGTTGGCACATTACCTGGTAAATTAGCTGATTGTCAAAGTAAAGATCCAAGTGTTAGTGAATTATATTTAGTAGAGGGAGATTCTGCTGGTGGTTCTGCAAAGCAAGGTAGAGATAGAGGTTATCAGGCTATTTTACCACTTAGAGGTAAAATACTAAATGTAGAAAAAAGCAGGCTAGATAAGATTCTAAAAAGTGAAGAAATTAAAAATCTAATTACAGCTTTAGGTTGTGGCATAGGAGAAGATTTTGATATTTCTAAAATACGCTATAACAAAATAATAATAATGACAGATGCTGATGTAGATGGTAGTCATATACAAACTCTTTTAATGACATTTTTCTTTAGATATTTAAAGGGAATTATAGAAGCAGGGTATCTTTATATTGCACAGCCACCGCTATATAGATTCAAAAAAGGCAAAAAAGAAATATATCTAAAAGATGAAAAAGCTCTATCAGAATATCTAATAGAAAATGGTATAGAAAATTTTGAATTTAGTGGAATTGGAACGAGGGATTTAATAGAATTCTTCAAAATTGTCGCACATTATAGAGCGACTTTGAATAATCTACAAAAAAGATTCCAGTTAATAGAAATTGTTAAGTTTTTAATAGAAAATAACAATTTAATTTCACTACAAAATACAGAGCTTCATAAAGAAATAAAGAAAAAGTTAGATTCTTTAAATTTTAATATTTTAAATGAAGTTATTAATGATGAGTTTATACATTTATATGTTCAGACAGATTCTGGGCTTGTAGATATAAAAGTAGATGACGAATTATTCTCTCATCCATTATTTACTGAAGCAAATTTCGTTTATTCTAAGATTATTGAGAGAGATTTAGGATTTTTAAATGGTAGTGATCCATTAGATATGCTAAATAATGTAGAAGAAAGTAGTAAAAAAGGTGCGTATATACAAAGGTATAAGGGATTAGGTGAGATGAATCCAGAGCAGTTGTGGGAGACTACAATGACACCTGAAAATCGCCGATTAATTAGAGTTGAGATACACGATAATGAGAGTGCTAGTGATGTATTCTCACTATTTATGGGCGATGAAGTAGAACCTAGACGAGAATACATACAAACCCACGCAAAAGAAGTTAAGCATTTGGATATTTAG
- a CDS encoding DUF262 domain-containing protein, with amino-acid sequence MRAETNNFEFIRDNKTRVIVPFFQRPYVWKKDHWKQLLSDLKDSFKENRSIFLGFIILKENDKKIYSIIDGQQRLTTCSILIKILYDFLEQEQRDELDLRNYLFDKTNIKINHSKLDKKKYEKIITGEIIDIKEEKGIFGCFNYFKSEVERLKKEINLYEFAKFITKEENKLWVIIYLDENEDEQKIFDSINSKGQRLSSTDIIKNALFDKIIKITNENKAMEYYQDYWNNVFDKDEATQEFWNKEVETGRIKRSRSEILLHSYATINGIFKSEHSLSHLSSLYKEHIKNLDENKLKQILKELKDYSEIYRDFPDINKETTFKYEKYELRFFHIISVYNINTILPLVLFLKNLLNQKKSIYKECLYLLEALIVCNILCNVSSKDYNKFFPQIIEKIKGKQDNDVIDSIKEAICEKYKDKESFDKDKIKSKLKCIKNNKKATLILFWIELYKREQKKDYKDDTSSLEYNYTLEHLLPQSWETHWSDIIQDEEEAKEFIYQIGNMTLLKGKLNSTLQNNSWNNKLIRIDGKVNTDLLINKELEDKLWTKTEIEKRTSKFIDDFFKIWNVDLFEI; translated from the coding sequence GTGAGAGCAGAAACAAATAATTTTGAATTTATAAGAGACAATAAAACAAGAGTAATTGTTCCTTTTTTTCAAAGACCTTATGTATGGAAAAAAGATCACTGGAAGCAATTACTGAGTGATTTAAAAGATAGTTTTAAAGAAAATAGAAGTATTTTTTTAGGCTTTATTATTTTGAAAGAAAATGATAAAAAAATTTACTCTATTATAGATGGACAACAAAGACTTACTACTTGTTCGATTTTAATTAAGATTTTGTATGATTTTTTAGAGCAAGAACAAAGAGACGAATTAGATTTAAGAAATTATCTATTTGATAAAACAAATATAAAAATTAATCATTCAAAGCTAGATAAAAAAAAATATGAAAAAATTATAACAGGTGAAATTATTGATATCAAAGAAGAAAAGGGAATTTTTGGTTGTTTTAATTATTTCAAATCAGAAGTTGAGAGATTAAAAAAAGAAATTAATTTATATGAATTTGCAAAATTTATTACAAAAGAAGAAAATAAATTATGGGTTATTATATATTTAGATGAAAATGAAGATGAGCAAAAAATATTTGATTCTATAAATTCCAAAGGACAGAGATTGTCTTCTACTGATATTATAAAAAATGCTTTATTTGATAAGATTATAAAAATTACAAACGAAAATAAAGCTATGGAGTATTACCAAGATTACTGGAATAATGTATTTGATAAAGATGAGGCAACACAAGAATTTTGGAATAAAGAAGTTGAAACCGGTAGAATTAAAAGAAGTAGAAGCGAGATACTTTTGCATTCTTATGCTACTATAAATGGTATTTTTAAAAGTGAGCATAGTTTAAGCCATTTAAGTTCATTGTATAAAGAGCATATTAAAAATTTAGATGAAAATAAGCTAAAACAAATACTAAAAGAATTAAAAGATTATTCAGAAATATATCGTGATTTTCCAGATATAAATAAAGAAACTACTTTCAAATATGAAAAATATGAATTAAGATTTTTTCACATAATAAGTGTTTATAACATTAATACAATTTTGCCTTTAGTGTTGTTTTTAAAAAATTTATTGAATCAAAAAAAGAGTATTTATAAAGAATGTCTATATTTATTAGAAGCATTGATTGTATGTAATATTTTATGTAATGTCAGTAGCAAGGATTATAATAAGTTTTTTCCACAAATTATTGAAAAAATTAAAGGAAAACAAGATAATGATGTAATAGATAGCATAAAAGAAGCAATTTGCGAAAAATACAAAGATAAAGAAAGTTTTGATAAAGATAAAATAAAAAGTAAGCTTAAGTGCATAAAAAATAACAAGAAAGCAACTTTAATTTTATTTTGGATTGAATTATATAAGCGAGAACAAAAGAAAGATTATAAAGATGATACTTCATCTCTAGAGTATAATTATACTCTAGAGCATTTATTACCGCAAAGTTGGGAAACACACTGGAGTGATATTATACAAGATGAAGAAGAAGCTAAGGAATTCATATACCAAATAGGAAATATGACTTTATTGAAAGGCAAACTTAATTCTACTTTACAAAATAATTCTTGGAATAATAAGCTTATTCGTATCGATGGTAAGGTTAATACTGATTTATTAATAAATAAAGAATTAGAAGATAAACTTTGGACTAAAACTGAAATAGAAAAAAGAACTTCAAAATTTATAGATGATTTTTTTAAAATTTGGAATGTAGATTTATTTGAGATTTAA
- a CDS encoding restriction endonuclease yields the protein MRDILLKIIESKYNELNKYKQSGIFDKIQYFEGNAIGQIGEKFIKEIFIYNNIPFDNVEKETIHDEFDLLSNGKKIEIKTARKGLKNNTFQFNGINPKYNYDYIILLGITYDDVYYHIVDKKQDYIYNHSLRKEFIKINNKDKQLVQMNPGNSVNYK from the coding sequence TTGAGAGATATTTTGTTAAAAATCATAGAAAGTAAGTATAATGAATTAAATAAATATAAACAAAGTGGTATATTTGATAAGATTCAATATTTTGAAGGAAATGCTATAGGGCAGATAGGAGAAAAATTTATAAAGGAGATTTTTATATATAATAATATTCCATTTGATAATGTTGAAAAAGAAACAATACATGATGAATTTGATTTATTATCAAATGGTAAAAAAATAGAAATTAAAACAGCAAGAAAAGGTTTAAAAAATAATACCTTTCAATTTAATGGAATAAATCCAAAGTATAACTATGATTATATTATTTTATTAGGTATTACATATGATGATGTGTATTACCATATAGTAGATAAAAAGCAAGATTACATTTATAATCACTCATTAAGGAAAGAATTTATTAAAATTAATAATAAAGATAAGCAATTAGTGCAAATGAATCCAGGAAATTCTGTTAATTATAAATGA